From Chryseobacterium sp. IHB B 17019, one genomic window encodes:
- a CDS encoding DNA-3-methyladenine glycosylase I, with amino-acid sequence MEKIRCSWCEKDDLYRKYHDEEWGKPVYEDDKIFEFLILESFQAGLSWYTILSKRENFRKAFDQFNYKKIADYSEEKVEELMQNPGIIRNRLKILATINNAQKFLEVQKEFGSFSKYIWSFVNGKPIDNHPKTTKDVPATTEISDSLAKDLKKRGFKFMGSTVVYAHMQATGMVNDHVENCFIR; translated from the coding sequence ATGGAAAAAATACGTTGCAGCTGGTGCGAAAAAGACGATCTCTACAGAAAATATCATGATGAAGAGTGGGGAAAACCTGTTTATGAGGACGATAAAATCTTTGAATTTTTAATTCTTGAAAGCTTTCAGGCAGGTTTGAGCTGGTATACTATTCTTTCCAAAAGGGAAAATTTCAGGAAAGCTTTTGATCAGTTTAATTATAAGAAAATTGCAGATTATTCAGAAGAAAAAGTAGAAGAGTTGATGCAAAATCCGGGGATTATTCGGAATAGGCTTAAAATTTTAGCAACAATAAATAATGCACAAAAATTTTTAGAAGTTCAAAAAGAATTCGGAAGTTTTTCAAAATATATCTGGAGTTTTGTAAACGGGAAACCTATTGACAATCATCCGAAAACGACAAAAGATGTTCCTGCAACCACCGAAATATCAGATTCTTTAGCAAAAGATTTAAAAAAGAGAGGTTTCAAATTTATGGGCTCAACTGTGGTCTACGCGCATATGCAGGCAACCGGAATGGTGAATGATCATGTTGAAAATTGTTTCATCAGATAG
- a CDS encoding enoyl-ACP reductase FabI, which yields MSYGLLKGKKGIIFGALNEQSIAWKVAERCHEEGAEFILSNAPIAMRMGELNALAEKTGSETVGADATSIEDLEKLFDAAIAKFGKIDFILHSIGMSVNVRKGKHYTEMNYDWLEKGWDVSAVSFHKVMRVAWEKNCMNEWGSILALTYIAAQRTFADYNDMADNKAYLESITRTFGYYWGEKKVRVNTISQSPTPTTAGSGVKGFGGFLGYAEDMSPLGNATALDCANYCVSMFSDLTKKVTMQNLFHDGGFSSTGVTEKVVKKYDTENK from the coding sequence ATGTCATACGGTTTACTTAAAGGCAAAAAGGGAATTATTTTTGGAGCCCTTAATGAACAATCGATCGCTTGGAAAGTTGCAGAAAGATGTCATGAAGAAGGTGCTGAATTTATCTTATCTAATGCTCCTATCGCAATGAGAATGGGAGAACTTAATGCTTTAGCAGAAAAAACAGGCTCTGAAACAGTAGGTGCAGATGCTACTTCTATAGAAGATCTGGAAAAACTTTTTGACGCTGCCATTGCAAAATTTGGTAAAATTGATTTCATCCTTCACTCTATCGGTATGTCCGTGAACGTGAGAAAAGGAAAACATTATACAGAAATGAACTACGACTGGTTGGAAAAAGGCTGGGATGTATCCGCTGTTTCTTTCCACAAAGTAATGCGTGTGGCTTGGGAAAAAAACTGTATGAATGAATGGGGAAGTATCTTAGCGCTTACTTACATCGCCGCTCAGAGAACTTTCGCAGATTACAACGACATGGCCGATAACAAAGCTTATTTGGAAAGTATTACAAGAACTTTCGGATATTATTGGGGCGAGAAAAAAGTGAGGGTAAATACCATTTCACAATCTCCTACTCCTACCACTGCAGGTAGCGGTGTGAAAGGTTTCGGAGGTTTCCTTGGATACGCAGAAGATATGTCGCCACTAGGAAATGCTACAGCCCTTGACTGTGCCAACTATTGTGTAAGCATGTTCTCAGACCTTACTAAAAAAGTAACCATGCAGAATCTTTTCCACGACGGAGGTTTCAGCAGTACGGGGGTTACAGAAAAGGTTGTTAAAAAGTATGACACAGAAAATAAATAG